A stretch of DNA from Staphylococcus equorum:
CACCAAGTGCAATCATTGGTTTAGAAAAAGGTATTCCTACAGTTGTTGGTGTTGAAAACGCAACTAAAGAAATACAAAATGATGTTTTAGTTACTATTGATGCAAATCAAGGTAAAATCTTTGAAGGTTATGCTAACGTTCTATAATAGATTTACGAATATAAACTAATAGGTAGTTGTAAATTCCTGTTTGAAATAATATAAGAAGTTGAGAGTTAATTGAATTTTAAATTCAATTAACTCTCTTTTTAATTTTCACTCAACTTTATATGAAATAACAAAGTATTCTTGATTTTAATTATAATAAAAACTATCTATACACATTGGTTCGCAAGCAATGTGTATAGATAGTTCATTTTGAAAATATCTGTTTTTTATTTACCTTGAGTACGTGCTACTTTTTTATATCTTAAGTACATTAAACTTAGCATAACGAACCATATTGGTGTTAAAAATACCGCTGTTCTTGTAACTTCATTTACGAACAATAAAAAAAATACTAACAAGAAGAATATTAAGATGATATATCCCATATATTTACCGCCTACTAATTTAAAATTAGCCTGTTTGTGAGCTTCTGGGTTACGTTTAGTATAATTAATATAAGCAACAATGATTAATGCCCAAACAGCTAAAAACAACACTGTAGATACAGTGGTGATATAAGTGAAGACGAGTGTCGCATTCGGGACAATATAATTTAATAAAGCAGCAATCATCAGTAATGCACATGAGACAAATATTGCAATGTGCGGAACGCCATTTTTATTCGTTGACGCAAAATAAGGCGGTGCTTGTTTTTGATTAGAAAGACCAAAGAGCATACGACTGTTAGAAAAAATGCCGCTGTTACAAGAAGACGCCGCTGCAGTTAGAACAACGAAATTAATAATGCCTGCTGCAAATGGAATACCAATTAGTGCGAACAATCTAACAAATGGACTATCGTCAGGATTTATAGCATTCCATGGGATAATTGACATGATTACAGCTAATGCACCAACATAAAAGACTAATATACGTAAAGGAACGCTATTAATTGCTTTCGGTAGAGTCTTAGTCGGATCTTTAGTTTCGCCTGCAGTAACACCTATTAATTCGATACCCACAAATGAGAATACAGCCATTTGGAATGACATTAAAAATCCATTAACACCTTTAGGAAATATGCCATTATTGTATAAATTAGATAATGAAGCATGTCCAAATTGTGTGTCATAGGCCATAATAATCATAATTGCACCAACAACAATCAAAGCAAGAATCGTTACTATTTTAATGATTGCAAACCAAAATTCTAATTCACCAAATAGTTTAGCACTTAATAAATTAAGTGACATAAGTACAAGTACACAGAATAATGCACTGATCCAATTTGGAATGTGAGGAAACCAAAAACTTACATATTTAGCAACTGCAGTTACCTCAGCCATACCAGTAATAATCCAACATAACCAATAAGTCCAACCAGTCACAAAACCTGCAAAAGAACCAATGTACTTATTCGTGACATCTGCGAAAGACTTAAAATTAGTATTTGTTACAAGCATTTCTCCTAAGCCACGCATAAACATAAATAGCATAAAACCAATGATGATATATGTAAGTAAAATAGAAGGGCCAGTTAACGCGATTGTTTGACCAGCTCCTAAAAACAGACCTGTACCAATTGCGCCACCAATTGCAATCAGCTGGATGTGCCGGTTGCTTAGTTCTCTCTGTAATTCATTGTTTGACATAATCTACTACCCCTTCATTTTGTCGTTTTATTATTATGCAACTGTCTTTAAAATATTACAACTGTTTTTTAACTGAACCATAAAAAAATTAAGGGTAAAACTACATTAATAATTAGTTATTAATAATGATAACCAAATGAAAAGTAATTAAAATTGAACTGTAAGGCTTTACATACTAGAATGAGTTTATAACACCATTTAATATCATGATGTGTTTTAAGGGTATATAAACAAATACTTATTTCTTAGTGTTCTGGCAAGAGGATTAAACTTTAAATATTCACAAAAGGGACGAAATTGGATATAATGGTTAATGAAAGCCATTTCATAACGAAATAGAAAAGGGGAATTTATATATGGCAGAGTTACAAAAAGGTTTAGAAGGGGTAATTGCATCTCAAACTAAAGTAAGTTCTATCATTGATAGTCAATTAACATATGCAGGTTATGATATTGATGATTTAGCTCAAAATGCTGAGTTTGAAGAAGTTGTCTTCTTGTTATGGCACTACCGATTACCTAATGAAGAAGAATTAAAAGAATTAAAAGAAAAACTTTTTGGATACATGACATTAAATCCTAGAGTGTATAGCCACTTTAAAGAATACGCTACTAGTAACGTGCATCCAATGACAGCGTTAAGAACATCTGTGTCTTATATTGCCCATTTTGATGAACATGCTGAAACTGAAAGCGATGAACAAACAATGGAGCGTGCGATACGTATTCAAGCTAAAATAGCTTCTCTTGTTACAGCATATGCAAGAGTTAGAGAAGGTAAAGATGTTGTAAAACCAAATAGCGATTTAAATTATGCTGGTAACTTCTTATATATGTTAAGAGGAGAATTGCCTACAGATATCGAAGTCGAAGCGTTTAACAAAGCGCTTGTATTACACGCAGACCATGAGTTAAATGCCTCAACATTTACAGCAAGATGTGCTGTTTCATCATTATCCGATATGTATTCAGGTATTGTTGCTGCAGTTGGTTCATTGAAAGGTCCACTTCACGGTGGGGCAAATGAACGTGTCATGAGCATGTTATCTGAAGTGAAATCAATTGATGAAGTTGATAATTACATCGATAAAAAAATTGAAAATAAAGAAAAGATTATGGGCTTCGGACACCGCGTATATAAAGATGGTGATCCAAGAGCGAAATACTTAAAAGAAATGAGTAGAAAAATTACAGCAGAAACAGGTCAAAGTCAATTGTTTGATATTTCCGTTAAAATTGCTGATAAGATGAAAGAAGAAAAAGGCTTAATAGCCAATGTGGATTTCTTTAGTGCGACCGTTTATCATAGTATGAACATCGAACATGATTTATTCACTCCAATTTTTGCAGTAAGTAGAACTTCTGGTTGGATTGCACATATCTTAGAACAATATAGAGATAATAGAATTATGCGTCCAAGAGCTGAGTATATTGGTGAAACAGATAGAAAATATGAACCAATAGAAAAAAGATAATAAGTTTAATCATTCATTATTAAAATATTTATTGTAATAATGAATGTACAAACAATATTTTTAGAAAATATTTAATCAAAAACAAAACACGGAGGTTTTTTTACATGTCAGGAGAAAAAATAGTAAAATCACAAGAAGGTTTAACAGTTCCAAATAATCCAATCATCCCATTTATTATTGGTGATGGTATTGGACCAGATATTTGGAATGCGGCTAGCAGAGTAATCGATGCAGCGGTTGAAGAAGCTTATAGCGGTGAAAAGAAAATCGAATGGAAAGAAGTATTAGCTGGACAAAAAGCTTACGATGAAACTGGCGAGTGGTTACCTAAAGAAACACTTGATACGATTAATGAATATTTAATTGCTATTAAAGGTCCTTTAACAACACCAATTGGTGGCGGCATCCGTTCACTTAACGTTGCTTTACGTCAAGAATTAGATTTATTTACATGTCTACGTCCAGTACGTTGGTTCCAAGGCGTTCCATCACCAGTTAAACGTCCTGAAGACACTGATATGGTTATTTTCCGTGAAAATACTGAAGACATTTATGCTGGTATCGAATTCCAAGAAGGCACACCTGAAGTTAAGAAATTAATTGAATTCTTACAAAATGAAATGGGCGCTAAAAATATTAGATTCCCAGAAACATCAGGTATTGGCGTGAAACCAGTTTCTAAAGAAGGTACAGAGCGTTTAGTACGTGCTTCTATACAATATGCTTTAGAAAATAATCGTAAATCATTAACATTAGTGCACAAAGGTAATATCATGAAATTTACTGAAGGCGCATTTAAACAATGGGGTTATGACTTAGCACATAACGAATTTGGTGATAAAGTATTTACTTGGCAGCAATATGATGAAATTGTTGAAAAAGAAGGTAAAGACAAAGCAAACGAAGCGCAAGAAAAAGCAGAAAAAGAAGGCAAAATTATCGTTAAAGATTCAATTGCTGACATTTTCTTACAACAAATTTTAACACGTCCATCAGATCATGATGTAGTAGCTACAATGAACTTAAATGGTGACTATGTATCTGATGCGTTAGCAGCACAAGTTGGCGGCATTGGTATTGCACCTGGTGCAAACATTAACTATGAAACTGGTCATGCTATTTTTGAAGCTACACATGGTACAGCTCCAAAATATGCAGGATTAAATAAAGTTAACCCATCATCTGAAATTTTAAGTGCAACATTAATGTTAGAACACTTAGGATGGCAAGAAGCTGCAGATAAGATCACTGAATCAATTGAGAAAACAATTGCTTCTAAAGTGGTAACTTACGACTTTGCTCGTTTAATGGACGGTGCTAAAGAAGTTTCTACTTCTGAGTTTGCAGATGAACTTATTAAAAACATCAAATAATACAAATTCGTATTGAGTCTTTAAAGATTCAATACGAATTGATTTTAAAAATACCAACAATATCTTAGGATTTTGTTGGTATTTTTTTGTGATTTTCATAAGTTAGTAAAAAGTGCCTCACAAATAGCATTTAATCCACATTTTTTAATGTAAATTGTAAATTTAAGAACGTTGTTTGATGTATATTAACTCGAACAATTTCTCTGGATTGCATATTTTCAATGATATAAGTGTTCATGTTGTTAATTAAATGTTAAGATTTTGTTAACGTATGATTTTTAAAAAAATCAGTGAAATGAAATCAACAGCGCAACAGATTGTTAACATCACAATTACATTAAATTCATGAATACTTAATTTGATCCTTTATTCTAGGTATTGTAAAGTTTATGTGAAAAGAATTTAAAGTATGTTATTTTTATTTAAATATAAGTTATAATTAATTTGTAAACACAAATATGGAGGTATACTATGTCACAAAAAGTACTTGTAGTAGATGATGAGCAATCAATCGTAACCTTATTAAAATATAATTTAGAACAAGCTGGGTATATAGTGGATGTAGCTTATGATGGAGAAGAAGCACTGGAGAAGGTCAATGCTACAAATCCCGAATTAGTTGTGTTAGATGTCATGCTTCCAAAAAAAGATGGAATAGAAGTTTGTAAAACGATTCGTTCTGATAAAAATCTTGTACCTATCTTAATGCTGACAGCTAAAGATGATGAATTTGATCGTGTACTAGGACTAGAACTTGGTGCAGATGATTACATGACTAAACCATTTTCACCAAGAGAAGTAGTAGCAAGAGTCAAAGCTATTTTAAGAAGATCTGCGATGGTTACAGAAGCAGCTCAAATTGAAAATGATGAAGATGACATACTTATTGGTTCAATCAGAATTAGACCAGAATATTTTGAAGTGTATAGAGAAGATGAATTATTAGAATTAACACCAAAAGAATTTGAACTGTTATTATATCTTATCGAAAGACAGGGTAGAGTGATCACACGTGAACATATGTTAAATTCAGTATGGAATTATGAATTCGCGGGTGACTCTAGAATTGTGGATGTACATATTAGTCATTTAAGAGATAAATTAGAAGAAAACCCAAAACAACCTAAACTTATCAAAACAGTACGAGGTTTAGGATATAAGTTGGAGAGACCTAAGGTTTAATGCTGAAGTTTCATCACCGCCTC
This window harbors:
- a CDS encoding amino acid permease; the encoded protein is MSNNELQRELSNRHIQLIAIGGAIGTGLFLGAGQTIALTGPSILLTYIIIGFMLFMFMRGLGEMLVTNTNFKSFADVTNKYIGSFAGFVTGWTYWLCWIITGMAEVTAVAKYVSFWFPHIPNWISALFCVLVLMSLNLLSAKLFGELEFWFAIIKIVTILALIVVGAIMIIMAYDTQFGHASLSNLYNNGIFPKGVNGFLMSFQMAVFSFVGIELIGVTAGETKDPTKTLPKAINSVPLRILVFYVGALAVIMSIIPWNAINPDDSPFVRLFALIGIPFAAGIINFVVLTAAASSCNSGIFSNSRMLFGLSNQKQAPPYFASTNKNGVPHIAIFVSCALLMIAALLNYIVPNATLVFTYITTVSTVLFLAVWALIIVAYINYTKRNPEAHKQANFKLVGGKYMGYIILIFFLLVFFLLFVNEVTRTAVFLTPIWFVMLSLMYLRYKKVARTQGK
- a CDS encoding citrate synthase; translation: MAELQKGLEGVIASQTKVSSIIDSQLTYAGYDIDDLAQNAEFEEVVFLLWHYRLPNEEELKELKEKLFGYMTLNPRVYSHFKEYATSNVHPMTALRTSVSYIAHFDEHAETESDEQTMERAIRIQAKIASLVTAYARVREGKDVVKPNSDLNYAGNFLYMLRGELPTDIEVEAFNKALVLHADHELNASTFTARCAVSSLSDMYSGIVAAVGSLKGPLHGGANERVMSMLSEVKSIDEVDNYIDKKIENKEKIMGFGHRVYKDGDPRAKYLKEMSRKITAETGQSQLFDISVKIADKMKEEKGLIANVDFFSATVYHSMNIEHDLFTPIFAVSRTSGWIAHILEQYRDNRIMRPRAEYIGETDRKYEPIEKR
- the icd gene encoding NADP-dependent isocitrate dehydrogenase, whose protein sequence is MSGEKIVKSQEGLTVPNNPIIPFIIGDGIGPDIWNAASRVIDAAVEEAYSGEKKIEWKEVLAGQKAYDETGEWLPKETLDTINEYLIAIKGPLTTPIGGGIRSLNVALRQELDLFTCLRPVRWFQGVPSPVKRPEDTDMVIFRENTEDIYAGIEFQEGTPEVKKLIEFLQNEMGAKNIRFPETSGIGVKPVSKEGTERLVRASIQYALENNRKSLTLVHKGNIMKFTEGAFKQWGYDLAHNEFGDKVFTWQQYDEIVEKEGKDKANEAQEKAEKEGKIIVKDSIADIFLQQILTRPSDHDVVATMNLNGDYVSDALAAQVGGIGIAPGANINYETGHAIFEATHGTAPKYAGLNKVNPSSEILSATLMLEHLGWQEAADKITESIEKTIASKVVTYDFARLMDGAKEVSTSEFADELIKNIK
- a CDS encoding response regulator transcription factor; the encoded protein is MSQKVLVVDDEQSIVTLLKYNLEQAGYIVDVAYDGEEALEKVNATNPELVVLDVMLPKKDGIEVCKTIRSDKNLVPILMLTAKDDEFDRVLGLELGADDYMTKPFSPREVVARVKAILRRSAMVTEAAQIENDEDDILIGSIRIRPEYFEVYREDELLELTPKEFELLLYLIERQGRVITREHMLNSVWNYEFAGDSRIVDVHISHLRDKLEENPKQPKLIKTVRGLGYKLERPKV